GATTTGCACCAGAACCCGTTTGTGTGCTTCATATCATCACACTAGCTGTACAAGAGCATCACGTAGCTACTAGCACCTGCATGCATGGCCTCACCGGCGTGAACCCTTTCCTTGTCGCGCTCACGCCGCTGTCGTACACATGGGTCTCTATCATAATAGTACATGTGTGGCCGGGGATGCAAGTGTGCCCGCACTGCTGTGCCGACTCGTGTACGCGAGCCGTCCATGTTTATTTGCCAGCAAATACGGGCACTGTGCAACGGCCACAAGTGAAAATACGGTAGCTGCATACCCGCTCGGCGCTGATCACCACGAGTACTGAGGGATGTGATAACGGCCTTCAGGTAGCTCGGCCACCAAAGCGCATTTTCGTGTTTATGAAACCTACAAAGTTATTCACGCAATATTTTTTCAAAAAGTTCATAACATATGAATTTTTGGTTTCGTGACACTTTAACAAAATGTTTTAACACTTAATAAATCTTTACTCGTTTTAAGAAAAATGGTCATGGTATTTTTGTAAAATGTTCAATCATGTGTGTAAAACTGTTCACTGTGTATTTTAAAAAGTTCTATGTGCATTTtacaaatgttcaacatgtatttggaTAAATGTTCAGAATGTACTTAAAAATGCTCAATGTGTATCTAACAAAATTTCAATTTCTACGCGAAAAATGTGCAATGTGTATTTGAATTATTTCgacatgcatttgaaaaaaaaacacaaaaaaggaACGGAAGCAAAGATGaaatgaaaataaaacaaaatagaaaTGATGAAAACCGATAGAGAAAATCATGAAGAAAAAAGAACCCGcgtagaaccttcccaaaaccgggaCGAAGGTTCGACAAACCAGTCCTCAAAAGCTTCTCAAACCCACTCAGTACACCTTGTTGGGCCGGCTTATTCACCGCCTGAGGCAAGCGTTGCTTGCGAAGTTGCAAGACCTAGCATTGCGCGTTGGAGGCCTAAAAGTGTCTAAACCGGTCAAGACATATAAAGGAGGTTTGGTGAGTCgctttggagatgctcttatatcgCATTTGGATGATGACGATGGTTGTACATGTTAGGCAGGGATAaacctttatttattttatttcttgagGTAAGGATAAGCCTTTATTGGGCATGTGGACGTAATCACTTCAAATTTCAACCCACATAGCATCCAAGTTCAGACCTAATCACTTGAAATTCAACCCATAGCCTATAGTGGATTATAACAGATAATTATGCCTATAGTGGATAATTGTTTAAGTTACAAATACCTAATCTAGCTTGCATTTCCCTTCAAACTTTTACCGTACAGGTGTATCATAGTTCATCGGTGATATGTTATGTTTCCATGTGTATTTCTTCATCACGCTCGCTGTAGAGTGAGCTATTCACAATATATATAGGGCCATGGAGTAACAAATGGTTAGCGACTCCTGATTTGGTCTAAGAACCCTTGTCGTAAACCTGATGAAATATGAAAAGCAGCAGCATTTAGTTGTTTATAAGCTTTAAAAGTGTACCAGAATGCTCGTTCCATTCATGTACCATGAAGTTGTAAACAGATAGAAGTGCAATATCAAACATGCACTGATCATTCATTTCTAGAAACCGAACTCTGGGTTTTTTATTTGACATGGAAGTTCATGAGAAGTTATTGTTTCCCTAGAGGAAAAGTTAGTGGCTAGCATTGTGCAAGTAATAACTGTTGTGGATTGGCATGTACAAAGTAACAATGTAAAATAAGTGATGTAACAAACATTAAAGTTCACACATGTAAAATGGCTCCTAGCATGTGCTCTCGAGATGACCAATAAATCCATACGTGTCAGACAATTCCAAAAACAATTACACATGTAAATGCTTGCATAATTTACTTGGGGAAAACTAGCATTTTCGCACTCTAGACGAAAACCAAATTTCACAATGGAATTTTTTAACACTAAACCTTTTCTTACACAAGATGCAAAACTGATACCTTTTCCATGAAATTTGACAATCACATAAAGGACACAAAAACTTATATGCgtaaatttttcaaaaaaaaaagtataACAAGTGGAACATCAGCATTTTTTTCACCAGGGAGCACATTCTCCTTAGTGCACCTTTAAATTACTCTAGAACAAAGAAAATGTTGTATGAATGCATAACAAAGGGGAATAACATGCAAAGGAAATGATGTATGAATGCATAACAAAGGGGAATCATATATACCTTAATTTCCCTGTTAGAGAGTCCAACTATCAGCTTTTCATCCCAGTACAATATTGAAGTTACAATTGAATCACAAGAGATGGAAGCGACATCTCTGATTTCCAACTCTGACTTGTCTTCTAGTAACTCCTATAGAAGAGTTGACCAAAAAGAAAAATGCAAGGCAACAAATAATATGTTAGCACTGGAGAAGCTTCAAGGCCATTTCTGAAAAGCTCTAAGGGCACCAAATATGTGTCAGAAATACACACCTGAATATTTATGGCTTTATTCATTCCACCGGTATATAGCCATTTACCGTTCAATTTAACAGCGTAAATAGAAGCATTTTGAAGTTTCTCTGACTTAACGAGGACATCATCCTTCCAAATCTGATTTATAAAATAACCATAATTTAGCATGTTATTATTCAAAAAAAACATGTGTTACAAATGACTGTAAGCAAACATTATAACACAATATGCAGTTAATCTATAACACAATTCATAATTGAGATATAGTGAAACCTTCAAACAGCCATTTTCATATGATGAAACAACAAAATTAGCTTCTGTTGAAATTGACAACACAGGGGCTATGCTTCCCGGTGCATCATCTTCAAGTACAGACAACGGGCTGTGATCAGTAAGCCACCATGATCGGATACTACCATCCCAACTTCCACTGTAAAGAATACCGCTAGCAACTGCAAGGCAAGACACGGTTGATTTGTGGCCTATCATAGTGCATCCAAGTGAATAATCCTGCCAAAGAGAGATTGTGAATTAACTCCTAACATTCTTAAATTGCCAAAATGGTTTGGCAGATTCAACAGTTTTATGAATGCCAGAAGATACAGGCTCATTATTCAGACAAAGACTAGATGATCCAATAGAAGAGGAAACCATTTTGCAGTCTAAATGCAGAACAAACCTTAGTCACATTGTCTATACTTTTAATACAGCCCAACTAACCACCCTGTTTCAATATGGCACTGAAAAAGCAAGTCAGCTTAGCATCTTTACCTCCAGAGACCAAGCTTTAATAGATTTGTCTCTACTGCCAGTATAAAGATAACCGGTTCCAGACACAGCCAAGCAGTGAACACCCCGGTAGATCCAATCATTAGTTTCATACCATTTATTCAACGGTTCTTGCTTGAGAGAGGTACCAACACGCCAGACAAAAATTCCACTGCCACTGTCTCCACTTACACAAAGAGACTGGTTATCATTGTCAACAACAACAATTGCTGTGATTTTGTGCTCATGACCCTTTAAAGTCTGCACATGAGAGAAGTCCTGTAGAAGCAAGTCAAGTCAGAAAAAATGGGCCACAGAAAGGTTATGCGTTTTATGGTAATGGATGTGTTTGCTGTATGCCACTGTGATTTCTCATTCCGAGAAAAGCATGTTGTTTATTTCAAGAATGAAACTCACCACAGTTTCATACCTGCAGTGACCATACATTGATTGTTTTGTCATAGGAAGAACTAAACAAAAATCCCCCTGCAATACAGTAAAGATTCATCAACACGGATTACTTGAGTCATAATTCTGGTCAAAGGCATTAGGAAGATATCCACTAGTATTGTAAGGCGAGCGATGGCCATGGGCAGAAACCAAATAACATAGCACAACGGATAAAAACATAGTAAAACACTTGTAAGTAAGACGTCAGACTATGAAGTGAGATATCTAGCAGAACTGCAAAATATTCCctcaaatataagatgttttggatatttcagtatggactacatagactgaaatgagtgaacaaacacactaaaatgtgtctatatacatccgattcacaaAAAAAGGTAGAACGTCTTATATttgtagacggagggagtaatagaaaGGTCAAGTTATGCATTTCATTTTGGTTTCGGCATAAAATGAACATACAAAATTCAGCAAAAAAAAATGTTAGATGTATTTCTCAACACTAAGCTATATAATTTCAAGTTATAATCTATGTCCAAagatatgaaaatgaaaaaataaatctgACAAATGACACAATAACAGAGAACAGAAACAGACCAAAATGGAGGTTTCATTCAAAAAATTATACACTGTTTTCTTCTAACACATTTTGGGTTTCGAGTTGAAATTTTGAAGGGTACTATAACACTCCATAAACCTAATTATCATTTCTTTCCAGAATTTTTCATGTTGCATCAGTGCCCAGATCAAAATGTTTTGCATGATTGTACTAAATTATGGCATGACAGGATATGCCTCGAATAATGGAACAGTGTATTATGTACACAGTACACTGGCCATATTGTGTTTATACCTCCAATGGCTAATCCTGTGACGCAGTCACGGTGAGCAAGCAGAGTTGAAGATTTAAACACTCCATTACGCTGTGGCTCATCTGTTCCTGCTGTGCAAACAGACTCACCGTTCGAGAAACCACAATTGCTTTCATCATCTGGAGTTGAATTTTTGTCATCAGAATCTTGAGAGGGCTGCACTATATCATCTGACTCAGCAGCTTGGGCGGAGCACATTGAGGACAACTCCCCGAGGAGCAAGCACCTAAAACTTTTCTGAGCTACAATATCATCAGCAGGAGCCAAAGCATCAGCACCAGGTTTCATCTGTGAGCCTCTGATACATTTCCAAACATCAGCAATCTCTGGGCGGCTTTCTGGTTCATAGCTTAAGCATAACGCTGTAGTTGCAACCAATGGTTCTAACTGCGTACCAACCAATGCAGCGTCAAGCCTCGCAAGCACTTCCTTCTGCCAATCATCATATGATCCATCAGTATTCCACCCCGCCGCAAGCCGCTCGTCTCCTGTAACAAGCGCCACCAATATACAACCCAGCAACCAAACATCTGAATTACGCCCTATCAAGCCATCGAAATCATGACTCCTCATCCATGTGGCGTCCCTCAGAATTGCCGTCATCTCGGGAGCAACCAAAGCCCCGTCCATGGACAAGCAAACCCCTGCCCGGACTCCACGGCACAAGGCCAAAACCTCATTCAAGTCGAGCAGGCAGCGCCCAAAATGATCAAGGCGGAAGCAGTCCAGCCGGAGGCAACCCAGCACCATCCCCTCGCCGTGCAATCCCATGAGCGCTTCACACACCTCCATTCCAACAGCTCCAATCCGAGCCACAGTTTCCAGTTCGTCGCTCCTCTCATTCAACAAGGGGGGGACTCCCGGCGTGTGCCGTTCAGAGACCAGCCACAGCGTTGCCGCCTCGGGGCCCATCCAGGCGCCGTAAACCCCGCACACCCGCCGCGCCAATCGCGTGGAGGCGGCCACCAAATCGAGCATCTCCTCCCTCGCGGCGCTGCTCAGCGCGTCGATCGCGGCGATGACCCGCGCGGCGTGGCTGGGCCGGTAGAACGCGGGCTCCTGCAACGGCGCCCCGCTGACGGGAGCATCGATCGGGAGGAGGCTTACGGGGTGTCCCCGCGAGCAGAACCAGGGGGCTCCGAGGTCGCAGGCGATCGACCCGAGCGCGAGGCCGGCGGGAGGGTGGCCGGGCGGCGAGGAGTGTAGCGGGGAGGCGGACTCGGGGAGGATGGCGTGTCGGAAGCGGGCGAGGAGGCGGGAGTGG
This DNA window, taken from Triticum aestivum cultivar Chinese Spring chromosome 1D, IWGSC CS RefSeq v2.1, whole genome shotgun sequence, encodes the following:
- the LOC123182077 gene encoding uncharacterized protein; protein product: MASAAPPPPDAEPPECPVCLSPFDAASVVPRVLPCGHSLCGSCISSLPPASASAAASSLRCPLCSQCVPFSRALGPSSLPKNLALLSLLPSLPNPSPPRTAGAASASAARPLPLPLHAAHSRLLARFRHAILPESASPLHSSPPGHPPAGLALGSIACDLGAPWFCSRGHPVSLLPIDAPVSGAPLQEPAFYRPSHAARVIAAIDALSSAAREEMLDLVAASTRLARRVCGVYGAWMGPEAATLWLVSERHTPGVPPLLNERSDELETVARIGAVGMEVCEALMGLHGEGMVLGCLRLDCFRLDHFGRCLLDLNEVLALCRGVRAGVCLSMDGALVAPEMTAILRDATWMRSHDFDGLIGRNSDVWLLGCILVALVTGDERLAAGWNTDGSYDDWQKEVLARLDAALVGTQLEPLVATTALCLSYEPESRPEIADVWKCIRGSQMKPGADALAPADDIVAQKSFRCLLLGELSSMCSAQAAESDDIVQPSQDSDDKNSTPDDESNCGFSNGESVCTAGTDEPQRNGVFKSSTLLAHRDCVTGLAIGGGFLFSSSYDKTINVWSLQDFSHVQTLKGHEHKITAIVVVDNDNQSLCVSGDSGSGIFVWRVGTSLKQEPLNKWYETNDWIYRGVHCLAVSGTGYLYTGSRDKSIKAWSLEDYSLGCTMIGHKSTVSCLAVASGILYSGSWDGSIRSWWLTDHSPLSVLEDDAPGSIAPVLSISTEANFVVSSYENGCLKIWKDDVLVKSEKLQNASIYAVKLNGKWLYTGGMNKAINIQELLEDKSELEIRDVASISCDSIVTSILYWDEKLIVGLSNREIKVYDKGS